CCACGCGCGGCGAGAGTTGATGCTTCACCGAGGCCGGCACCCAGGCTTTCACCTCCTGCCGAAACTCCTCCTGGGTGACAGGGATCCACTCCACCACGGGACGTTCGGCGCGTGGATTGAGTACATCGTAGCGCACGCCCACATTGGCGACAAAGATTCCGTTGTCGATCTTGTCCTGCACATAGAAGGCCGCCTGCCAAGGGCGGTAACGGTATGTACTGCTGAAATTCAGGAGCGGACGATCGATCAGAGGCCGGCCCCAGAAGGTCTTCTGCGGTTCGTATTTGACCAGGTCATTGTAGAGGTCGAAGTACTGGAGCTCGCCTCCGCACTTGATCTGGTGAATCTCGCCAAGCTGGGCGGTGAGGTCGGCCTTGGCGATGTAAGTCGTTTGGCGCGCTTCCTGCCACCAGAGCCGCCTGCCGGAGATGATGAAGTAGTACCAGGGCAGTTCGTACTGAAAGCCCTGGGAAGGGTCCACTCGGGTCTTGTCACCCTCGCCCATCCGGTGGTGGACAAAATAGCGGCTCAGGCTCAGGGTATAGAAGAGCCACTGCGTCGGCGTGTGCGTGAATGTCGCGCTCAGGCGATAGGACTGCTTCCATCGCGGCGGCAAGCCCACCAAGTTGTAGCGCCAGCGGTACTCGTAGTCGCGCCAATCCCAATCCGAATAGAGGACCTGATACATGGTGCGCACATCCGGTGTTACGTCCACGTTCACCTTGCCCACCACGTTCAGGTTCCTCTCGATAGGAGAGCCGAATACTGGCACCATGTCCTGCCACCACCGGGTATCGGACAAGCGGAGGTTGGAGCTGAGAAAATAGGTTGCTCGCTCTTTCTTCAAGGGCCCGGACACCAGGACCTCATATTCGCGCAGGTGGTTGGATTCCTCGATGCCCAACCGGTCGTCCAGCATGCGCAGCCACGCTTGCGCCTGGTCCGTGCCGCTCTTAGTGACCACGTTGACGATGCCGGACATAGCGTTGCCGTATTCGGCATCGAACCCTCCGGTCTGGACAGTGACTTCTACCACCGAGGCGTTGGGCAGGTCGCTACTCTGGCCGCCCATCATTGCGTCCTGAATGGGCAGGCCGTCGACCAAGTAGAGCACTTCTGTCTCCCGTCCGCCGCGAATGTGACCGTCGGCGGTCACGCCGGGCTGGAGGGTGAGCAGGTCCCGGAAGGAGTCTACGGGCAGGTCATCCAACTTTGACCCGGCCACAAGGTGCGTGCTGCCGGTGACATCGCGCTGGATGAGAGGCCGTTCCGCCGTGGCAATGATCGTCCGGCCAAGGTCCAGGACCTGTGGCTCCAGAGCCACGTGAATGGTTGTCTTCAGGTCCATCACCACCCGCACGTCACGCACCTCGCAGGGCACGTAGCCGATCATGGTGACCCGCACCGTGTAGGTGCCCGCCGGCAGGTGGTAGACGAAGAAACGGCCATCGCTGT
This genomic window from candidate division KSB1 bacterium contains:
- a CDS encoding TonB-dependent receptor; translated protein: MRRLCVLLVALQLLPAAGLVAGTTGTLTGTVVDKSTGDPLVGVNVVVLGTPYGAATNSDGRFFVYHLPAGTYTVRVTMIGYVPCEVRDVRVVMDLKTTIHVALEPQVLDLGRTIIATAERPLIQRDVTGSTHLVAGSKLDDLPVDSFRDLLTLQPGVTADGHIRGGRETEVLYLVDGLPIQDAMMGGQSSDLPNASVVEVTVQTGGFDAEYGNAMSGIVNVVTKSGTDQAQAWLRMLDDRLGIEESNHLREYEVLVSGPLKKERATYFLSSNLRLSDTRWWQDMVPVFGSPIERNLNVVGKVNVDVTPDVRTMYQVLYSDWDWRDYEYRWRYNLVGLPPRWKQSYRLSATFTHTPTQWLFYTLSLSRYFVHHRMGEGDKTRVDPSQGFQYELPWYYFIISGRRLWWQEARQTTYIAKADLTAQLGEIHQIKCGGELQYFDLYNDLVKYEPQKTFWGRPLIDRPLLNFSSTYRYRPWQAAFYVQDKIDNGIFVANVGVRYDVLNPRAERPVVEWIPVTQEEFRQEVKAWVPASVKHQLSPRVGLSFPVGTSGFFFVNFGYFFQVPLFDYMYTGLHFDLKKGIRLLYGNPDLKPERTKAYEFSYKHAVLEEMVLSLTYFQKEMTGLVDTKTFLATDSKAEDDGFTQYVNLPAARSSGLEAVVEKRYSSYCSGKISYTYMIARGYSGNAEQGLNYFMWGFEVPNQEYYLSWDQRHTLVVEGFVGKPRNWGINVVWRWNSPRPYTYYPSRTGILPDLSTKLTPNNRRMQEVSYLDVKFSKDLRLAGWATLSCYLDVRNILDRANILWVASDGKPGGELGDPSAWDVGRRVNLGLRVVFGKQR